The genomic stretch TTTTAATAGCCATTCCTTCGGCATCGCCTACTTGTATCAATGCAATATATGAAGAATTAAAACCCTATTTTTATGAGATTAAAATTCTTCCTTCTTTGGATGCCATTTTATCTGATACCTTTTTGTCGAATCAACTTAAAGAGATTACGGTTGAAGATCTATTGGCACGTCACCCGAAAGATCTTGATAAAGTCAAAATTTCACAGTTTATTGCAGATAAAACTATTATGATAACAGGAGCTGGAGGTAGCATTGGCAGCGAGATTGTACGTCAATGCCTTAAATATGGTGCTAAAAAACTTATCTTGATTGATCATAGTGAATTTAACCTGTATCAATTGATGGAAGAGTTAAAAAGTGACAAGCTTACGCCTATCATGCAAAGTGTTTTGAATGAACAGCTGATGGATAAAATTTTAGAAACGCATAAGCCAGAAATTGTTGTTCATGCGGCAGCTTATAAACATGTGCCGCTTGTAGAAGCTAATGTTGAAGAGGGTATTTTAAATAATGTTTTAGGGACAAAAATTTGTATCGATCTTTCCATTAAGCATGAGGTGGAAAAGTTTATCTTAATTTCAACCGACAAAGCAGTACGCCCGACCAATGTGATGGGCGCAACGAAGCGTGTTTGTGAGCTTTATGCCCAAAATGTAGATGCAAAAGAGACGAGAATCGTTGCAGTCCGTTTTGGTAATGTTCTAGGAAGTAGTGGTTCAGTCATACCAAAGTTTAAGGAGCAAATTGAGAAAGGTGGACCTATTACGGTGACGCATCCTGAAATGACACGCTACTTCATGTTAATTCCTGAAGCTTGCGAATTGGTATTGCAAGCAGGTGCTATTGGTAGCAATGGTGAACTTTTTATTTTGGATATGGGCGAGCCTGTTAAAATCGTTGATCTTGCTCAAAAAATGATAGATTT from Sulfurospirillum oryzae encodes the following:
- the pglF gene encoding UDP-N-acetylglucosamine 4,6-dehydratase (configuration-retaining), whose translation is MRVFDKRILNLFVIIALSFVTFAWTFWIFHEEMAYKFIGIVTAVRIIASTLLFKDYSLSWSKVTQKTFLLKSFVYIVAFCVYAPLYYGHLRLSFMLSELFLYLFAINFSMYLYYLLVNRSRMQKDKVLVIYGAGKAGLKLEEEYRDSVYKIRYFVDDDKRLQKRSIDSVRIISKDELKEKLGTNKYDLLLIAIPSASPTCINAIYEELKPYFYEIKILPSLDAILSDTFLSNQLKEITVEDLLARHPKDLDKVKISQFIADKTIMITGAGGSIGSEIVRQCLKYGAKKLILIDHSEFNLYQLMEELKSDKLTPIMQSVLNEQLMDKILETHKPEIVVHAAAYKHVPLVEANVEEGILNNVLGTKICIDLSIKHEVEKFILISTDKAVRPTNVMGATKRVCELYAQNVDAKETRIVAVRFGNVLGSSGSVIPKFKEQIEKGGPITVTHPEMTRYFMLIPEACELVLQAGAIGSNGELFILDMGEPVKIVDLAQKMIDLSKKKDVAIEFTGLRPGEKLYEELLINESDKKTAYDSIVVAHQTRYDVVKLEKDIEELFTCKEKIAKLQEIVPEFNHNKA